A section of the Pseudomonas fluorescens genome encodes:
- a CDS encoding alkane 1-monooxygenase — translation MNQTLAAPHVWTDGKRHLWWLGIMPLATPLLSGALAITTGVQELWWVGVLVIFGLIPLIDGLLGEDVSNPPESAVSGLESQKYYRWIVYTGVSFVISSLVITGWLAVSGIDWMINGGLLQLTASMDPSSWVAQTASYLTSRAQLHGEVSGFTYLGMAMSTGAATGIAINTAHELGHKPRLLEIVLAKITLAPTFYGHFYTEHNRGHHVRVATPQDPASSRLGESFWAFLPRSVWFSARSAWNLERERLRKLGLPAWHWKNGVLSAWMYSVVLWGAMIAWLGMAVIPFLLIQGIYGFSLLEVVNYVEHYGLKRQKLPNGRYERCSPRHSWNSNRIVTNIFLFQLQRHSDHHANPTRSYQSLRHFDESPQLPYGYASMIVWAYIPYLWRRRMDHRVLRHYGGDVTLANIQPSKRLKILEKYGKTSTF, via the coding sequence ATGAATCAGACCCTGGCCGCCCCGCACGTCTGGACCGACGGCAAGCGCCACCTGTGGTGGCTTGGCATCATGCCTTTGGCAACGCCTCTGCTGTCTGGCGCCCTGGCCATCACCACCGGTGTACAAGAACTGTGGTGGGTCGGTGTGCTGGTGATTTTCGGCCTGATCCCGCTGATCGACGGTCTGCTTGGCGAAGACGTCAGCAACCCGCCGGAATCTGCGGTCAGCGGCCTTGAATCGCAGAAGTACTATCGCTGGATCGTCTACACCGGTGTGTCGTTCGTTATCTCATCCCTGGTGATTACCGGTTGGCTGGCCGTCAGCGGCATTGACTGGATGATCAACGGCGGGCTGCTGCAGCTCACGGCTTCCATGGACCCTTCCAGCTGGGTGGCGCAAACCGCCAGCTACCTGACCTCTCGGGCGCAACTGCACGGCGAAGTCAGCGGGTTTACCTACCTGGGCATGGCCATGTCCACCGGCGCCGCCACCGGTATTGCGATCAATACCGCCCATGAACTGGGGCACAAGCCACGCCTGCTGGAGATCGTGCTGGCGAAGATCACCCTGGCGCCGACCTTCTACGGGCACTTCTATACCGAACACAATCGTGGCCATCACGTGCGCGTCGCCACCCCGCAAGACCCGGCCAGCTCGCGGCTGGGGGAGAGCTTCTGGGCCTTCCTGCCGCGCTCGGTGTGGTTCAGCGCGCGCTCGGCCTGGAACCTGGAACGCGAACGCCTGCGCAAGCTCGGCTTGCCCGCGTGGCATTGGAAGAACGGCGTGCTCAGCGCCTGGATGTACAGCGTGGTGCTGTGGGGCGCCATGATTGCCTGGCTGGGCATGGCGGTGATTCCATTCCTGTTGATCCAGGGCATCTACGGCTTCTCGTTGCTGGAAGTGGTGAACTATGTCGAGCACTACGGGCTTAAACGCCAGAAGTTGCCCAATGGCCGTTATGAACGGTGTTCGCCGCGCCACTCCTGGAACAGCAACCGCATCGTCACCAATATCTTTCTGTTCCAGTTACAGCGTCACTCCGATCATCACGCCAACCCGACCCGCAGTTATCAGTCGCTGCGCCACTTTGATGAATCGCCGCAACTGCCGTATGGCTACGCCAGCATGATTGTCTGGGCCTACATCCCTTACTTGTGGCGCCGGCGTATGGATCATCGGGTGCTGCGGCACTATGGGGGGGATGTCACCCTGGCCAATATCCAACCCTCCAAGCGTTTGAAGATACTGGAGAAGTACGGCAAGACCAGCACCTTCTGA
- the praA gene encoding alkane oxidation protein activator PraA codes for MQTPAKFTAHIVLAALGLIAYHQAQAARIEPAGSAFTAQGPISFSKGALISADCTIKVAGKVAADGSHVNVDIVEFDGGLKCSRVEAINLPWILVAKDTKSGSMSKISVDVHAFGLGGKCGPSTAEGTWDNATGKLEAANVPIGEDCKIKTVSIKMPPTFKVVE; via the coding sequence ATGCAAACACCTGCCAAGTTCACTGCCCATATCGTGCTCGCTGCACTGGGTCTTATCGCCTATCACCAGGCCCAGGCAGCACGTATCGAACCTGCCGGCAGCGCCTTCACGGCCCAGGGCCCCATCAGCTTTTCCAAGGGCGCGCTGATCAGTGCCGACTGCACCATCAAAGTGGCCGGCAAGGTCGCGGCGGATGGTTCACACGTCAATGTCGACATCGTCGAGTTCGACGGCGGCCTTAAATGCAGCCGCGTCGAAGCCATCAACTTGCCCTGGATATTGGTGGCCAAGGACACCAAGAGCGGCTCCATGTCGAAGATCAGTGTCGATGTGCACGCCTTTGGCCTGGGCGGCAAGTGCGGCCCATCCACCGCCGAGGGCACCTGGGATAACGCCACTGGCAAGTTGGAAGCGGCCAATGTGCCGATTGGCGAAGACTGCAAGATCAAGACGGTGTCGATCAAGATGCCGCCGACGTTCAAAGTCGTCGAGTAA